A DNA window from Candidatus Sulfidibacterium hydrothermale contains the following coding sequences:
- a CDS encoding WbqC family protein yields MVHQQNPILLSTAWFPPAGWFSLLPEHPVLIEAFETYPKQTYRNRCHIFSERGVLPLSVPVKQPKGHHTPITEVTVFNDEKWFLKHWRAIHSAYQGSPYFLYYADEIKPFFSGEFDNLFQMNRMIIEKLCELIEIPFVWQTTSYFEKQVTDASDFRDAFSPKKKQEGIFPEYVQVFSDRHPFQANLSILDVLFNLGPETKDYLSRIRLFF; encoded by the coding sequence ATGGTTCATCAGCAAAATCCCATACTTTTATCGACCGCATGGTTTCCACCTGCCGGATGGTTTTCACTTTTGCCGGAACATCCAGTTCTGATAGAAGCTTTTGAAACCTATCCGAAACAGACTTACCGAAACCGGTGTCATATTTTTTCGGAACGGGGCGTACTTCCGTTATCCGTTCCGGTAAAACAACCCAAAGGCCATCATACACCGATTACCGAGGTCACTGTTTTCAACGATGAAAAATGGTTTTTGAAACATTGGCGGGCCATTCATTCTGCCTACCAGGGTTCTCCTTATTTTTTGTATTACGCCGATGAGATCAAACCTTTCTTTTCTGGAGAATTTGATAATCTTTTTCAGATGAACCGAATGATTATCGAAAAACTTTGCGAACTCATCGAAATTCCTTTTGTTTGGCAAACCACTTCCTACTTTGAGAAACAAGTAACCGACGCATCCGATTTCCGGGATGCATTTTCGCCCAAGAAAAAACAGGAAGGAATTTTTCCGGAATATGTTCAGGTTTTTTCTGACCGCCATCCTTTCCAGGCTAACCTCAGCATTTTGGATGTTCTTTTTAATCTGGGCCCCGAAACCAAAGATTATCTTTCGCGTATCCGGCTTTTCTTTTAA
- a CDS encoding HD family phosphohydrolase, which translates to MKSFFPKLQQYSYDLLKILTFVVAVIIVVSVSPRERIFKYEFSIGKPWKHKDLYAPFNFSILKTEKQLAQERQQALKNLKPYFQYDEKATKAGRALLIKSFGENWHFISRHMNPEISRQDSITYLDALLAVYDQVERGIIRLDPVLEGKDKTFQIRLIKNNKVKDYNLSQLYTVKEADDYAINYLRQLKSPDSLMLFKLINNSLVQNVIYDKKKNELVRKELLSKISPTLGLVQKGELIISQGELVTPEKYQQLISLKREYEQEVGNSKSWKYVYAGRLILISLLFFVEMMFLYSFMPSIYNDLRKLHLLVGTQVALLMVAFYIFSHFPNWSYIIPYAILPIIGAAFLDRRGALVVYLITLMLLGFYAPNSFEFFYTQFTAGFVAVFSVGQLSKRWYLVRNSILVFVTYMLVYISMLLVQEASLSSISSRFVLMLAGSSLLTLLAFPLIFVYEKLFGLVTQLTMLELSNTNNPLLRELAEKAPGTFQHSMQVANLASEVLYVIGGDALLARTGSLYHDIGKMKHPLFFVENQPEGYNPHDELSYEESARIIVGHVLTGIEMARKARLPEQIIDFIRTHHGTRRVEYFYRLERRQNPGMEVNETEFRYHGPVPFSRETAVVMMADSVEAASRSLVSPTEQKINDLVELIVNSMMESQQFNNAPITLKEITQAKKVLKKKLLNIHHVRIAYPD; encoded by the coding sequence ATGAAGTCATTTTTTCCAAAATTACAACAATATTCGTACGACCTGCTAAAAATTCTGACTTTTGTCGTGGCAGTGATTATCGTGGTTTCTGTGAGTCCGCGCGAAAGAATTTTTAAGTATGAGTTTAGTATAGGCAAGCCCTGGAAACATAAAGATTTATATGCTCCGTTTAATTTTTCTATTTTAAAAACCGAAAAACAGTTGGCACAGGAGCGCCAACAGGCTTTAAAAAATCTGAAACCCTATTTTCAATATGACGAGAAGGCCACCAAAGCCGGACGTGCTTTGCTGATCAAGAGTTTTGGAGAAAACTGGCATTTTATCAGTCGCCACATGAATCCGGAGATCAGTCGGCAGGATTCGATTACTTATCTGGATGCTTTGCTTGCGGTGTACGATCAGGTAGAGCGCGGAATTATCCGCCTTGATCCGGTACTGGAAGGAAAAGACAAAACCTTCCAGATTCGGCTGATAAAAAACAACAAGGTAAAAGATTATAATCTCTCGCAGCTTTATACAGTAAAAGAAGCCGATGATTATGCCATCAACTATTTGCGGCAGCTGAAAAGTCCGGATAGCTTAATGCTGTTTAAGCTGATAAATAACTCGTTGGTACAAAATGTAATATACGATAAGAAGAAGAATGAATTGGTGCGAAAAGAGCTGCTGTCAAAGATATCGCCTACACTCGGGCTGGTTCAGAAAGGCGAGCTGATCATTTCGCAGGGAGAATTGGTGACGCCGGAAAAATACCAGCAGCTGATTTCTCTGAAAAGAGAATATGAGCAGGAAGTAGGGAATTCAAAGTCGTGGAAATATGTCTACGCCGGGCGACTTATCCTGATTTCGCTGTTGTTCTTTGTGGAGATGATGTTCTTGTATTCGTTCATGCCCTCTATTTATAACGATCTCCGGAAATTGCACCTGTTGGTGGGAACGCAGGTGGCATTACTCATGGTGGCGTTTTATATCTTTTCTCATTTTCCCAACTGGAGCTACATCATCCCGTATGCTATTTTGCCCATTATCGGGGCGGCTTTTCTTGACCGGCGCGGTGCTCTGGTGGTTTATCTGATTACACTGATGCTTTTGGGCTTTTATGCGCCTAACAGCTTTGAGTTTTTCTATACCCAGTTTACAGCCGGATTCGTAGCGGTATTTTCTGTCGGACAACTGTCGAAGCGGTGGTATCTGGTCAGGAATTCTATTTTGGTTTTTGTAACCTACATGTTGGTGTATATTAGCATGTTGCTCGTTCAGGAAGCTTCTTTGTCCAGTATTTCTTCCCGCTTTGTTTTGATGCTGGCCGGTAGTTCGCTGCTAACTTTGCTGGCTTTTCCGCTGATCTTTGTGTACGAAAAACTTTTTGGTTTGGTAACACAACTGACCATGCTGGAACTTTCCAATACCAACAATCCGCTGTTGCGTGAGCTGGCAGAAAAAGCCCCGGGAACTTTTCAGCACTCCATGCAAGTGGCTAATCTGGCTTCCGAAGTGCTTTATGTGATTGGCGGAGATGCTTTGCTGGCCCGTACCGGTTCGCTATATCACGATATTGGAAAGATGAAACATCCGCTGTTCTTTGTGGAGAATCAGCCGGAAGGCTATAATCCACACGATGAACTGAGCTATGAAGAGAGTGCCCGGATCATTGTCGGCCATGTTTTAACCGGCATTGAAATGGCGCGGAAAGCCCGGTTGCCGGAACAGATTATTGATTTTATCCGGACGCACCACGGAACACGGCGGGTAGAGTATTTTTATCGTCTTGAGAGAAGACAAAATCCGGGGATGGAAGTCAATGAAACCGAATTCAGATATCATGGTCCGGTACCGTTCTCACGGGAAACAGCCGTGGTGATGATGGCCGATTCGGTAGAAGCGGCATCCCGGAGCTTGGTAAGTCCTACCGAGCAAAAAATTAATGATTTGGTTGAACTGATTGTCAATTCCATGATGGAATCTCAGCAGTTTAACAATGCGCCGATTACCCTAAAAGAGATTACGCAGGCCAAAAAGGTACTGAAGAAAAAGCTGTTGAATATTCATCATGTCCGGATTGCTTATCCGGATTAA
- a CDS encoding C40 family peptidase → MDKGICTLSTIPVREKPSDRSQMINQLLFGDLVQIKDRYLSWLFIETLHDDYAGWVDEKQLSFYPESYFEQLINEQPVYLAEKFVEARNKKDGKLLYLTAGSRLPLFNGNSFRLHNAEYTFQKEVSVLTGQQSTEKLLETARQYLGAPYLWGGRSFFGNDCSGFTQIIFRMCGYDLLRDASQQAERGTLIGFVEEARPADLAFFENEEGRIVHVGILLNNHEIIHSSGQVRIDAIDHEGIYNQTLKKYTHKLRFIKRILS, encoded by the coding sequence ATGGACAAAGGAATCTGCACACTTTCCACCATTCCGGTGAGAGAAAAGCCATCGGACAGGAGCCAGATGATAAATCAATTACTTTTTGGTGATCTGGTACAGATTAAAGACCGTTATCTTTCGTGGCTGTTTATCGAAACTTTACACGATGATTATGCCGGATGGGTTGATGAGAAACAACTCTCGTTTTATCCGGAATCTTATTTTGAACAACTCATCAACGAGCAGCCAGTTTATTTGGCGGAAAAATTTGTAGAAGCACGAAACAAAAAAGACGGAAAATTGCTTTACCTGACCGCAGGAAGCCGGTTACCGTTGTTTAACGGCAACAGTTTCCGTTTGCATAATGCGGAATATACCTTTCAAAAAGAAGTATCCGTACTTACGGGACAACAATCCACCGAAAAGCTTTTGGAAACTGCCCGGCAATATCTGGGAGCCCCTTATCTTTGGGGTGGACGTTCTTTTTTCGGGAATGATTGTTCCGGATTTACACAGATTATTTTCAGAATGTGCGGTTACGATCTTTTGCGTGACGCTTCGCAACAAGCCGAACGGGGTACACTTATCGGTTTTGTGGAAGAAGCCCGTCCGGCCGATTTAGCTTTCTTTGAAAATGAAGAAGGACGGATTGTTCATGTAGGCATCCTGCTCAATAACCATGAAATTATCCACTCATCAGGTCAGGTACGTATTGATGCTATTGATCATGAAGGAATCTATAACCAAACATTGAAAAAATACACCCATAAATTGCGTTTTATCAAACGGATTTTATCCTAA
- a CDS encoding OsmC family protein, which produces MAEKVHTTWIDGMAFEAKVGGFHFTLDAVEAVGGKNRGPQPKPLSLVSLAGCTAMDVISILGKMRVKPDFFDVEVEGELTDVHPKYYHTIRIKYIFKGKDLPMDKLEKAVNLSQDRYCGVTEMLRRAAEIHHEIVILDE; this is translated from the coding sequence ATGGCAGAAAAAGTGCACACAACATGGATTGATGGTATGGCTTTCGAAGCCAAGGTAGGCGGATTTCATTTTACCCTGGATGCGGTGGAAGCTGTAGGCGGTAAAAACCGGGGACCTCAACCCAAACCTTTGTCGCTGGTTTCACTGGCCGGATGTACCGCTATGGATGTGATTTCTATTCTTGGCAAAATGCGGGTAAAACCCGATTTTTTTGATGTGGAAGTGGAAGGAGAACTTACCGATGTCCACCCGAAATATTATCATACCATCCGGATTAAATACATTTTCAAAGGAAAAGACCTTCCTATGGATAAACTGGAAAAAGCAGTGAACCTTTCGCAAGACCGTTATTGCGGAGTAACTGAAATGTTGCGTCGTGCTGCGGAAATTCACCACGAGATAGTTATTCTTGACGAATAA
- a CDS encoding TonB-dependent receptor domain-containing protein has protein sequence MTGSLRVFLVALFLLLGGKEILKAQRPSANTSSTSEGGSIVGKVKDRNENVPMQYTNVVLYRLPDSTMVNGTITNHEGVFKFTGLKNGRYYLKIHFIGFQVKTIGNIVISPQKREVKLPAIYLDPVASTLRDVEVKASRSRITYQVDKKVVNVTKDLMASAGSAIDVLENVPSIDVDLEGNVSLRGSSNFTVLINGRPSVLEGNDALQQIPASSIQRIEIITNPSAKYDPEGVGGILNIILKKGKNLGINGLINGSVGSNNKYRGNALVGYRTKKLNAFITAEGSYRDMNMYVTTDDETYLPDTINYRHSLIDLVRNRNGYGVGGGLDYYLSKKATLTFSGKYGGRGFGMDNTSRRNIYTVPAYEDIYSKSFSHSSSWGNYYSLQSDYLQKFNDHGHQLEFFVYFSGKNDDETEVQSDYFTDPQWNDIGDLSSGIRTRTIDSSNDIRVKVDYSLPVGKKGKLEAGYQSRFYNENGEYAYEVFDTATGQWYSNENYQSLVDFKRNIHSAYISFKNVRNSFGYELGFRTEYTDRSVDNHDDKPAFVIQQFDFFPTVHLSYQLPDNYQVYTSYSRRINRPDQWSLNPFPMIIDPYNIRVGNPKLEPEKIDSYEFGAQKIFAKSFISFESYYRVTSNRITRVRLLDTAGIIIHTRENVDKDYSLGAELMANLRLVSWFSMNASFNIYHYKLEGSIEGEDVASNSTNWSGRMTASFSIKKSLRIQWMGIYRSKTVTLQGTRKGMFYTNLAVRKDFLKHKLNLTLSARDILGTAQYESTATGEGFHSHSIFRRESPIVLLNIAYVINNYKQKQRRNAGSQQSAPTDLGF, from the coding sequence ATGACCGGATCTTTACGGGTGTTTCTCGTTGCCCTTTTCCTCTTATTGGGTGGAAAAGAAATCCTGAAAGCCCAAAGACCTTCTGCAAATACTTCGTCAACATCTGAAGGAGGAAGTATTGTTGGGAAGGTAAAAGACAGGAACGAAAACGTTCCGATGCAATATACGAATGTTGTGTTGTATCGTTTGCCCGATTCGACGATGGTAAATGGTACGATTACAAACCACGAAGGAGTTTTTAAATTTACAGGCCTGAAAAATGGCCGCTATTATTTGAAAATTCATTTCATAGGATTTCAGGTAAAGACAATAGGAAATATCGTCATTTCGCCTCAAAAAAGAGAGGTAAAATTACCAGCCATTTATTTGGATCCGGTAGCCTCTACGTTGCGCGACGTGGAAGTAAAAGCCAGCCGTTCGCGTATTACTTATCAGGTGGACAAAAAAGTGGTGAATGTAACCAAAGACCTGATGGCTTCGGCGGGTTCGGCCATTGATGTGCTGGAAAATGTGCCATCGATTGATGTAGATTTGGAAGGAAATGTTTCTTTGCGAGGCTCTTCCAACTTTACGGTTCTGATTAATGGCCGTCCCAGTGTGCTGGAAGGAAATGATGCGCTTCAGCAAATACCGGCGTCTTCCATTCAAAGAATAGAAATCATTACCAATCCTTCCGCTAAATACGATCCGGAAGGCGTGGGAGGAATCCTGAATATTATTCTGAAAAAAGGTAAAAACCTGGGAATTAACGGCCTGATCAATGGTTCTGTGGGGTCTAATAATAAGTACCGGGGAAATGCATTGGTAGGATACCGTACCAAAAAGTTGAATGCTTTTATTACTGCAGAGGGAAGTTATCGTGACATGAACATGTACGTGACTACCGATGATGAAACCTATCTGCCGGATACGATAAATTACCGTCATAGCCTGATAGACCTTGTCAGAAACCGGAATGGTTATGGCGTGGGAGGCGGCTTGGATTATTATTTGAGCAAAAAGGCAACATTGACCTTCTCCGGTAAATATGGTGGAAGAGGATTCGGAATGGATAATACAAGCCGGCGTAATATTTATACTGTTCCCGCTTATGAAGATATTTATTCAAAATCTTTTAGCCATTCCAGTAGCTGGGGAAACTATTACAGCCTACAAAGTGATTATCTTCAGAAATTTAATGACCATGGGCATCAATTGGAATTTTTCGTCTATTTCTCTGGAAAGAATGATGACGAAACGGAAGTTCAATCCGATTATTTTACGGATCCCCAATGGAATGATATTGGTGATTTGTCGTCTGGTATCCGCACCCGGACCATTGATTCATCAAATGATATAAGAGTAAAAGTAGATTACAGTTTGCCTGTCGGGAAAAAGGGAAAATTGGAGGCAGGCTATCAGAGCCGGTTTTACAACGAAAACGGCGAGTATGCTTATGAAGTTTTTGATACCGCTACCGGACAATGGTATTCAAACGAGAATTATCAGAGCCTGGTCGATTTTAAAAGAAACATTCATTCGGCATATATTAGTTTTAAAAATGTCCGTAACAGTTTTGGATACGAGCTGGGATTCCGGACAGAATATACCGACCGCAGTGTGGATAATCATGATGACAAGCCCGCGTTTGTGATACAGCAATTTGATTTTTTCCCTACTGTGCATTTATCGTATCAGCTACCGGATAATTATCAGGTTTATACCAGTTATAGCCGGCGGATTAACCGGCCTGACCAGTGGAGTCTGAATCCGTTTCCCATGATTATCGATCCTTATAATATCCGGGTGGGGAATCCAAAGCTGGAACCTGAAAAGATTGATTCTTACGAATTTGGAGCACAGAAGATTTTTGCTAAATCGTTTATTTCGTTTGAATCGTATTATCGGGTTACCTCTAACCGGATTACCCGTGTGCGATTGCTGGATACGGCGGGAATCATTATCCATACAAGAGAAAATGTGGACAAAGATTATTCGCTTGGTGCTGAGCTTATGGCAAATCTCAGACTGGTAAGCTGGTTTAGCATGAATGCCAGTTTTAATATATATCATTATAAGCTGGAAGGAAGCATTGAAGGAGAGGATGTGGCTTCGAACTCCACAAACTGGTCAGGACGTATGACGGCTTCTTTTTCTATAAAAAAGAGCCTTCGGATTCAATGGATGGGAATATACCGGAGTAAAACGGTTACGTTGCAGGGTACCCGAAAAGGCATGTTTTATACCAACCTGGCCGTCCGGAAAGATTTTCTTAAGCACAAATTGAATTTGACTCTTTCTGCCCGGGATATTCTTGGTACGGCACAATATGAGTCAACAGCCACTGGCGAAGGATTCCATTCTCATTCTATTTTCCGGCGAGAATCTCCCATTGTATTATTGAATATTGCTTACGTAATTAATAATTACAAACAAAAACAGCGGCGGAATGCCGGTTCGCAGCAAAGTGCGCCGACAGATCTGGGCTTTTAA
- the yajC gene encoding preprotein translocase subunit YajC, giving the protein MNTLFVLLAAPQGQSSLMSLLPLLLILVVFYFFFIMPQSKKNKALKKFREGLKKGDKIVTIGGIHGKIVEVKERTVVIEVGTQGTKMTIEKSAVAMDNEIMGQK; this is encoded by the coding sequence ATGAATACATTATTCGTATTACTGGCCGCACCTCAGGGGCAGAGTTCCCTGATGAGCCTTTTACCGTTACTTTTAATCCTTGTGGTATTTTACTTCTTTTTTATCATGCCCCAATCGAAGAAAAACAAAGCCCTGAAAAAATTTCGCGAAGGGCTGAAAAAAGGAGATAAAATTGTTACGATTGGCGGAATTCATGGTAAAATCGTGGAAGTAAAAGAGAGAACCGTGGTTATCGAAGTGGGAACACAAGGGACTAAAATGACCATTGAGAAGTCTGCTGTAGCCATGGATAACGAAATTATGGGACAGAAATAA
- a CDS encoding DUF1573 domain-containing protein, with translation MIKKSISLILILSGILFFGACQNASQKKSTAQKSATPAVIKKTDTGDAPVMTFSETEHDFGKLTQGDIVKYTFHFTNTGKSDLKISHVSTSCGCTVGKYPHQPIKPGEGGDIVVTFNTKYKFGYQNKSIMLLANTKPARTVLHIKAVVVIPKDKK, from the coding sequence ATGATAAAGAAAAGTATTTCGCTGATTCTGATTTTGTCCGGCATATTATTTTTCGGCGCTTGTCAGAATGCATCACAAAAGAAAAGTACAGCCCAAAAATCGGCTACACCGGCAGTAATTAAAAAAACGGATACGGGAGATGCTCCGGTAATGACTTTTTCGGAAACCGAACATGATTTTGGAAAACTGACACAGGGCGATATTGTGAAATATACTTTCCATTTTACCAATACCGGTAAGTCCGATTTAAAGATCTCGCATGTAAGCACCAGCTGTGGTTGTACCGTGGGGAAATATCCGCATCAGCCGATAAAACCCGGCGAAGGAGGAGATATTGTGGTTACTTTTAACACAAAATATAAATTTGGCTATCAAAACAAAAGCATTATGTTGCTGGCCAATACCAAGCCGGCCCGTACGGTATTACACATTAAAGCAGTGGTAGTAATACCAAAAGACAAGAAATAA
- a CDS encoding T9SS type B sorting domain-containing protein, producing MSKNVFFSVLLAWFMGGSLMLLPVESAWGQLPCTITSSATSPVCYDTPFTLSVQEQNGLKYQWNTGDTTASITVRLTAPADFTVTVTDPVTGAVCSSAPFHMDVRPKINVSFTQLQLTCTDASQDIGNTAQVKATASGAYSPDEYSYFWNVKPIQISPSDPSLAVGLRAHQYYSIRVTAPDGCASVDTFYTRAYPNPVVKITATPDTAYIQNPHITFSYENLSEDTLKISNSYWEFDKDQNSYPEKEITHTFDEVGTYTAYLTVYNPQGCDTLFTHVVDIFPVQLFIPNVFTPNGDGYNDYFVIKAKDANDSGTKSTSAVSGTDSYRPLNDYYEKTHLVIFNRLGRKVFESYDYKNDWDGGGLPDGTYFYVLKCQGYQDKNVVYKGSVTIFAGKK from the coding sequence ATGAGTAAAAACGTATTTTTTTCTGTTTTGTTGGCTTGGTTTATGGGGGGCAGCTTGATGCTTTTGCCGGTGGAATCCGCATGGGGACAGCTTCCCTGCACCATTACCTCCAGTGCAACTTCTCCGGTTTGTTATGATACGCCTTTCACCCTTTCGGTGCAGGAACAAAATGGGTTGAAATACCAGTGGAATACAGGAGATACTACCGCTTCTATTACCGTACGTTTAACGGCTCCTGCCGACTTTACGGTAACGGTTACCGATCCGGTTACCGGCGCTGTTTGTTCCAGTGCTCCTTTTCACATGGATGTCCGGCCAAAAATTAATGTTTCGTTTACCCAGTTACAGCTTACTTGTACTGATGCCAGCCAGGATATTGGAAATACAGCCCAGGTAAAAGCAACAGCATCCGGTGCTTATTCGCCTGATGAATACAGCTATTTCTGGAATGTTAAACCCATCCAGATTTCACCAAGCGATCCTTCGCTGGCTGTCGGGTTAAGGGCGCATCAGTATTATTCTATCCGGGTAACTGCGCCTGACGGTTGTGCATCGGTTGATACTTTTTATACCCGTGCTTATCCCAATCCGGTAGTCAAGATCACAGCCACTCCGGATACGGCTTACATTCAAAACCCGCACATTACTTTTTCGTATGAAAATTTATCGGAAGATACCCTGAAAATTTCCAATAGTTATTGGGAATTTGATAAAGATCAAAATTCCTATCCCGAAAAGGAAATCACCCATACCTTTGATGAAGTGGGAACCTATACGGCCTATTTGACCGTTTATAATCCTCAGGGATGTGATACGCTCTTTACCCACGTAGTGGATATTTTTCCGGTTCAGCTGTTTATTCCCAATGTTTTTACTCCCAACGGCGATGGGTATAACGATTATTTTGTGATCAAAGCAAAAGATGCCAACGACAGTGGAACCAAAAGTACATCTGCTGTTTCGGGTACAGATAGCTATAGACCACTCAATGATTATTACGAAAAAACGCATCTGGTTATTTTTAACCGTCTTGGAAGAAAAGTTTTTGAGTCGTACGATTATAAAAACGACTGGGATGGTGGCGGATTACCGGATGGAACCTATTTTTATGTCCTGAAATGTCAGGGATATCAAGATAAAAATGTGGTTTATAAAGGTTCTGTTACTATTTTTGCAGGAAAAAAATAA
- the msrB gene encoding peptide-methionine (R)-S-oxide reductase MsrB codes for MQKVKLSEKEWMQKLSPQQYQVMRACGTEPPFTGKYIYNKKNGNYYCAACGALLFSSDTKYDSGSGWPSFYAPANNKNIIEVPDTSHGMNRIEIKCAHCGSHLGHVFPDGPRPTGLRYCVNSLALDFRETPPKKQEKKK; via the coding sequence GTGCAAAAAGTAAAGTTAAGTGAAAAAGAGTGGATGCAAAAACTAAGTCCGCAACAGTATCAGGTGATGCGGGCCTGTGGTACAGAACCTCCTTTCACCGGGAAATATATTTATAACAAAAAGAACGGAAATTATTACTGTGCTGCCTGTGGGGCTTTGCTTTTTTCATCCGATACCAAATATGATTCCGGATCGGGATGGCCCAGTTTTTATGCTCCGGCCAACAATAAAAATATTATTGAAGTACCGGATACCAGCCACGGGATGAACCGGATAGAAATAAAATGCGCCCATTGCGGAAGCCACCTCGGCCATGTTTTTCCGGATGGCCCCCGTCCCACAGGATTACGTTACTGTGTTAATTCTCTGGCATTAGACTTTCGCGAAACACCGCCTAAAAAACAGGAAAAGAAAAAATAG
- the thrC gene encoding threonine synthase yields the protein MKYYSTHRQSPEVSFKTAVLTGLAPDKGLYFPEKIPVMEKSFFEKLPALSLPEIGYHFLKPYVDGDLSDEALKKSMEAVFSFDTPLAEVAENQYALELFHGPTLAFKDVGARTLARFMALFSGQDKTTILVATSGDTGSAVAQGFLGIPHVDVVVLYPKNKVSRLQEKQFTTLGQNITALEVEGTFDDCQRMVKTAFAHDELNRKMRLSSANSINIARLLPQAIYYFYAYGKVARQNKPVVISVPTGNLGNLNAGLLAKRAGLPVKQFIAAGNRNNVFQQYLETGVLKTRASVPTISNAMDVGNPSNFVRIQELYGHSYEDARQAIVPFHFTDDETRQAIATVYRKTSYMLDPHGAVAWLGLSEYMKQHPDDCGIFLETAHPAKFYTVVEKEIGVKVPLPERLSVRLNHKKRSIPVKNDPQELIDFLMEHKK from the coding sequence ATGAAATATTATAGTACCCATCGTCAATCACCTGAAGTTTCTTTTAAAACGGCTGTTTTAACCGGTTTGGCACCGGATAAAGGATTATATTTTCCGGAAAAGATTCCGGTGATGGAAAAAAGCTTTTTCGAAAAATTACCAGCGCTTTCTTTGCCGGAGATAGGTTATCATTTTCTAAAGCCTTATGTGGATGGTGATCTTTCTGACGAGGCGTTGAAAAAGAGTATGGAAGCGGTTTTTTCTTTTGATACGCCGTTGGCAGAGGTCGCAGAAAATCAATATGCACTGGAGCTTTTTCATGGCCCTACTTTGGCTTTTAAAGATGTGGGGGCACGAACTTTAGCCCGTTTTATGGCCCTTTTTTCCGGACAGGATAAAACCACCATCCTTGTGGCTACTTCCGGCGATACCGGTAGTGCGGTAGCACAAGGATTTCTTGGTATTCCTCATGTGGATGTGGTGGTTTTGTATCCCAAAAACAAGGTAAGCCGGTTGCAGGAAAAGCAATTTACTACCCTGGGACAAAATATCACAGCACTTGAAGTAGAAGGTACTTTTGACGATTGCCAACGGATGGTGAAGACGGCTTTTGCGCACGATGAACTGAACCGGAAAATGCGGCTGTCGTCGGCCAATTCCATCAATATAGCCCGTTTGTTGCCGCAGGCCATCTATTATTTTTATGCCTATGGAAAAGTAGCCCGTCAGAATAAACCGGTGGTGATTTCTGTTCCGACGGGTAATTTGGGTAACCTGAATGCCGGGTTGCTGGCGAAACGTGCCGGTTTGCCGGTAAAACAATTTATAGCTGCCGGAAACAGAAATAATGTTTTTCAGCAATATCTTGAGACCGGGGTTTTGAAAACAAGGGCTTCGGTACCGACTATTTCCAATGCCATGGATGTGGGAAATCCCAGCAATTTTGTGCGTATTCAGGAGTTATATGGCCATTCTTACGAAGATGCCCGTCAGGCTATCGTTCCGTTTCATTTTACCGATGATGAAACCCGGCAGGCTATAGCTACTGTTTACCGGAAAACCAGTTACATGTTGGATCCGCATGGTGCTGTAGCCTGGCTCGGACTTTCGGAATACATGAAACAGCATCCGGATGATTGTGGTATTTTCCTTGAAACAGCCCACCCGGCCAAGTTTTATACGGTAGTGGAAAAAGAGATTGGGGTAAAAGTACCGCTTCCAGAACGCTTGTCTGTCCGGTTGAATCACAAAAAAAGGAGTATTCCGGTAAAAAATGATCCGCAGGAACTGATTGATTTTTTGATGGAGCACAAAAAATAG